From one Papio anubis isolate 15944 chromosome 12, Panubis1.0, whole genome shotgun sequence genomic stretch:
- the HBG2 gene encoding hemoglobin subunit gamma-2, with protein sequence MGHFTEEDKATITSLWGKVNVEDAGGETLGRLLVVYPWTQRFFDSFGNLSSASAIMGNPKVKAHGKKVLTSLGDAVKNLDDLKGTFAQLSELHCDKLHVDPENFRLLGNVLVTVLAIHFGKEFTPEVQASWQKMVAGVASALSSRYH encoded by the exons ATGGgtcatttcacagaggaggacaAGGCTACTATCACAAGCCTGTGGGGCAAGGTGAATGTGGAAGATGCTGGAGGAGAAACTCTGGGAAG GCTCCTGGTTGTCTACCCATGGACCCAGAGGTTTTTTGACAGTTTTGGCAACCTGtcctctgcctctgccatcaTGGGCAACCCCAAGGTCAAGGCACACGGCAAGAAGGTGCTGACTTCCTTGGGAGATGCCGTAAAGAACCTGGATGATCTCAAGGGCACCTTTGCCCAGCTGAGTGAGCTGCACTGTGACAAGCTGCATGTGGATCCTGAGAACTTCAgg CTCCTGGGAAATGTGCTGGTGACTGTTTTGGCAATCCATTTCGGCAAAGAATTTACCCCTGAAGTGCAGGCTTCCTGGCAGAAGATGGT